AGGTTGATTATTTAACAAAAAATAAAAGGAAGGATAATATAACAAACATGAGTTTTTTGGGTGATTTACCATTTATAATTAAAAATAATAATATCATAAATTTTTAATTAAATAATTATATGAGATTTTATGTTTTTAAACACATATATGTCATAGTATTCATTGGAGGTAATTATGAGAAAAAGATGGACTATTAGGGAGTTGTACTTAGGATTTTTAGCTATTTCATTATTTATATTTGGTGGTTATACCTTATTTTTTAGCCATGAAGCTGAGGACTATTCATCTAAAATATATAAAATAAATCCCAATATTATTAAAACAGAACAAATAAATCAATCACCATTGACTTTTAAAACATACACAAAAGATGATCCTAATCAATTTTATTTTATAACTTTTACAGAATCGGTCGGATATCAGTCGACTATAGAAGTTATGAGCATAATTAGTAAAGAAGGAAATATAAAACAAGTAGAGGTTACAAAGGAAGGAGAAACGCCCGCTTTTTTTGATAAAATTGAATCAAGTAAATTTAATGAAAAATTTGTAGGGTTATCAATTTTTGAACCTATTTATATTGATAATGCTACAGGTTATGCGGGAAGTAGTGATGGAATAGATACAAACAATAAAGTTGATGCTGTTAGTGGTTCGACGATTTCATCTGCTGCTATAGCCAAAGCTGTTAATGATGGGACAACTATTGTGGCAAGTAAATATTTCGATGAGAATGTTGTTAATCCATTTTATAAAATGGCATTTGGATTAAATGAATTAGCTCTTTTATTAGTTTATATAATTGCTGCTTTAAGTGTTTATATCAAGTCAATTAATAGATATCGTAAATGGATTTTATTGTATACAGCTATAGTAATTGGTTTTAAATTTAATAAGTTTGTAACGTTTGGTATGTTACACTCATTCTTAAATGGAAATTGCCCAGCAATAAACAATGTCTCATGGTATTTATTGATAATAGGTACAACTGGGCTTATCTTAGTTACAGGTAAAAATTTATATTGCTTGTGGATTTGTCCATTTGGAGCGACACAAGAAGTTATATTAAAATTTGGTGGACTAAAGCAGATTAAGTTAAATCCTAAGCTTGTAAAATTATTTAGATTAATACCACCGACATTAGCTTATTTAGCCTTGATGATTGTATTTTACACTAATGAAACTCAAACACTAGCATATGATCCATTTGGAGCCATATTTAATTTGACGGCATTACCAATTATGTGGATGAGCTTACCAATACTTATTTTTATAAGTTTATTCCAATATCGTTTTTATTGTACTTATTTCTGTCCTGTAGGATTAATACTTAATTTAATAGCAAAATTAAGAAACAAAGGAGTTAAGTTATGGAAAAAAGAGAAAGTAGAAGCATAGTAGTGAAAGATATAGTTTTAAGTTCTTTTATTTTATTGATAATGGTATTTCAAATTATATTAATATTACAAAATGCAGGTTTTATATCATATTAGAGAGAGCAATAGAGATTTATACAGAAAAGCAAGGAAATAAATAGATAAAACATTAGAGAAGGTGATGACAT
The window above is part of the Tepidibacter aestuarii genome. Proteins encoded here:
- a CDS encoding FMN-binding protein, yielding MRKRWTIRELYLGFLAISLFIFGGYTLFFSHEAEDYSSKIYKINPNIIKTEQINQSPLTFKTYTKDDPNQFYFITFTESVGYQSTIEVMSIISKEGNIKQVEVTKEGETPAFFDKIESSKFNEKFVGLSIFEPIYIDNATGYAGSSDGIDTNNKVDAVSGSTISSAAIAKAVNDGTTIVASKYFDENVVNPFYKMAFGLNELALLLVYIIAALSVYIKSINRYRKWILLYTAIVIGFKFNKFVTFGMLHSFLNGNCPAINNVSWYLLIIGTTGLILVTGKNLYCLWICPFGATQEVILKFGGLKQIKLNPKLVKLFRLIPPTLAYLALMIVFYTNETQTLAYDPFGAIFNLTALPIMWMSLPILIFISLFQYRFYCTYFCPVGLILNLIAKLRNKGVKLWKKEKVEA